One region of Ornithorhynchus anatinus isolate Pmale09 chromosome X5, mOrnAna1.pri.v4, whole genome shotgun sequence genomic DNA includes:
- the LOC114807883 gene encoding basic proline-rich protein-like, with translation MRGMNERGESGRRRRRRRDGTSRRCSAGVSAPPPPAGPGSRLHCRIGTSGPGPSPPAHTGPVPPGHGASPASTGPGARLRCRIGTSGPGPPPPAHTGLVLPGHGASPASTGPGPRPRCRPKNSVTGPPPSDHTGPVSPGHGTAPAPTGPGARLCCRTGTRGRPRPPPLAHKHPDTAGRGTPPALTTPGARLRCSTDTSGGPGPSRPGPPPAPPLAPPHPDTAGRGAPPALTSPGARPWARLRCRTRPVNPGRPLPVHIHPEPTGHGAAPVSTSPWTRLRCGTGPIGPGPPPQAPGGNGTAPAPISAGTRLRCGTGPIGPGPPTPAPRGHGAAPAPTSPGTRLRCRTGLIGPGPLPPTLTLPAVPTDHGAAPASPGARLRCGTGPIGPEPLPPTLTLPAVRTDHGAAPASPGARLRYGTGSIGPGPLPPILTHPAAPTDHRAPCAPTGHGAAPTPASPGTRLRCRTGLIGPGPMPPILTHPAAPTDHRAPRASTGHGPGPPSPAPTSPGSRLRCGIRPIGPGPPPRAPTGHDAAPAPTGPGARLRRRSGTGAPGPPLPAYTHPTTAGRGGPPELTSSGAPLRCRTCTIVPGPPAPALTATVGHG, from the exons ATGCGTGgcatgaatgagagag GCGagagcggccgccgccgccgccgccgccgcgacgGGACGTCTAGGCGGTGTTCAGCAGGTGTCTccgccccaccacccccagccgggCCCGGGTCCCGGCTTCACTGCCGGATCGGCACCAGCGGGCCGGGACCCTCGCCCCCTGCCcacacaggccccgtccccccgggccATGGGGCGTCCCCGGCCTCTACCGgtcccggggcccggctccgCTGTCGGATCGGCACTAGCGGGCCGGGACCTCCGCCCCCTGCCCACACAGGCCTCGTCCTCCCGGGCCATGGGGCGTCCCCCGCCTCTACCGGTCCCGGGCCCCGACCCCGCTGTCGGCCCAAAAACAGTGTCACAGGGCCGCCGCCCTCTGACCACACAGGCCCCGTCTCCCCGGGTCACGGGACGGCCCCTGCCCCTACCGGTCCCGGGGCGCGGCTCTGCTGTCGGACCGGCACCCGCGGTCGTCCACGGCCGCCTCCCCTTGCCCATAAACACCCCGACACCGCCGGCCGCGGGACGCCTCCCGCCCTCACCactcccggggcccggctccgCTGTTCGACCGACACCAGCGGGGGGCCGGGACCGTCGCGCCCTGGGCCGCCTCCTgcgccccccctcgcccccccacacCCCGACACCGCCGGCCGTGGGGCGCCCCCCGCTCTCACCAGTCCCGGGGCCCG TCCCTGGGCCCGGCTCCGCTGTCGGACCCGTCCCGTAAACCCAGGACGCCCGCTTCCTGTCCACATTCACCCAGAGCCCACAGGCCACGGTGCGGCCCCTGTCTCTACCAGTCCCTGGACCCGGCTCCGCTGTGGGACCGGCCCCATAGGCCCaggacccccaccccaggcccccggCGGCAATGGTACGGCCCCTGCCCCTATCAGTGCCGGGACCCGGCTCCGCTGTGGGACCGGCCCCATAGGCCCAggacccccaaccccggcccccagAGGCCATGGTGCGGCCCCTGCCCCTACCAGTCCCGGGACCCGGCTCCGCTGTCGGACCGGTCTCATAGGCCCGGGACCACTGCCGCCTACCCTCACTCTCCCTGCCGTCCCCACAGACCATGGTGCGGCCCCTGCCAGTCCCGGGGCGCGGCTCCGCTGTGGGACCGGCCCCATAGGCCCGGAACCCCTGCCGCCTACCCTCACTCTCCCTGCCGTCCGCACAGACCATGGTGCGGCCCCTGCCAGTCCCGGGGCGCGGCTCCGCTATGGGACCGGCTCCATAGGCCCAGGACCCCTGCCGCCTATCCTCACTCACCCTGCCGCCCCCACAGATCATAGGGCGCCCTGTGCCCCCACGGGCCATGGTGCGGCCCCTACCCCTGCCAGTCCCGGGACCCGGCTCCGCTGTCGGACCGGTCTCATAGGCCCAGGACCCATGCCGCCTATCCTCACTCACCCTGCCGCCCCCACAGACCATAGGGCGCCCCGTGCCTCCACGGGTCATG GCCCGGgacccccgtcccctgcccccaccagccccggctcccggctccgctgTGGGATCCGTCCCATagggccgggacccccgccccgtgCCCCCACTGGCCACGATGCGGCCCCTGCCCCCACTGGTCCTGGGGCCCGGCTCCGCCGTCGGAGCGGCACCGGCGCTCCAGGACCTCCGCTCCCTGCCTACACCCATCCCACCACCGCCGGTCGCGGCGGGCCCCCCGAGCTGACCAGTTCCGGGGCGCCGCTCCGCTGTCGGACCTGTACCATCGTTCCAGGACCTCCAGCCCCTGCTCTCACCGCCACCGTAGGCCATGGCTAG